CCGTGCCGCCACTACCTGGTTCGCGATATTTACCCCCGAGGCCCGCTTCATCGGCGTCGAGTACAATGACTCCTGTGGATAATCATGGGCCTCCGGCCGTACAACAGCTACCATCATGGGACATCTACCCGCAGGATTCCTTTGGTGCTGGTAGTTTAAGTGGCGGAATGGGTCCATCGTTGGGTGCtaacttttccttttcgcaGGACTACCCAATGCTTTCCGCTAGTGCGAGCAACGATCACGGTGGCAACAATCACCCGCTCGAATCTCGAAATCAGTCTTTTGACGCCGCCGGCAATGGGCACTTTTTTCAACGTTCAGATTCTATGGTGAGCTATGAGGGTGCCCGGCAGGGTGGATACGAACCTCGCCAACAATATGCGGGGCCCTTTCCACCGCAGGCACCGTCCTGGGGATCAGCCACTTCGTtccatcaacagcaacagcatggATTTCCCTACCCTAACCGTCAAGGGTCGTTTGGAGGTCCCGTGGCTCCCCCGATGAGAGCCTTTCCTGTCGACAATGCCGGACGGCCCTTTCAACCTCCTCCCGAGTTTCGAGCCCCGCCCAGCATGGTACAAAAGGCCAATCAAAACAACACAACTTTGATGAGCTCAAACTATGTGCCCCATGAAAACAGCAAAAACGGTCCCTTTGGGTGGTCAAAGGAAGAGGACATGCGCCTGTCCGAAGTAATGAAGAAGTACAAGAATCCCCGTGATTGGGAACCAATCGCCAAGGAGCTCAACCGTGGTCGATCTGCCAAGGAATGCCATGAGCGATGGATTCGCTATCTGAAACCTGGTGTCCGTAAGGGTCAGTGGACAGATGCCGAAGACGCAATTGTAATGGATGCGGTCAATTCCAGCTCGGAGCAACCATTTACTCGTTGGTCAGACTTGGCGCAACGTCTACCCGGACGTGTTGGCAAACAAATTCGGGATCGATGGGTTAATCACTTGAATCCAAACATCAACCACTTGCCTTTTTCCCGCGAAGACGATTTGCTGTTGTGGAATGGACACAAGAAGCTTGGGAAGAGATGGGTAGAGATCGCTACGAAATTTTTTAACTCGAGTCGTTCCGAAAATCATATCAAGAATCGTTGGTACTCAGCCTCGTTCAAGAAGTTTATTGCTAACGAATTTGGTCCTGATGCATACGCCGGCACCAAAAGTCCCAAAAAAGCTTCCTCTACATCCAAGCGATCGAGGCCATCAGACGATGCTTCCGAAATGACAGCAGTGTAGACAATTAATGTCTTTTTCGCGAGTTTCTATAAAAGGGGAATACATAATTATCGTTCACGGGGTCTGAACGCTCCCGTTTATAAATGAAGTACTCTATTCCTGCACATATTGCGGATTGCTTTTACCTGGTACTTCCACGTCAACTTCGGAGTCAATGCTGGTgtattttccaaaaagctgACGGCGTCGGCGCAAAAGGTTGGACAGAGCAAAAGCTAGAACAAATGCTATACCAAGCCAAACGAAGCTGCGATGTATCCGCGTTTCACTAGATTCAACGATCGGATATTGCTTCCAGTATGATTCGTCGCCCCAGGGAAAGGCGTGGACAATAgccatggaattgttggTGCTTTCCAAAATGCGGTCACAGTTCCCATAAACATCTTGACTCGCCACACCGGGGGTTGCAATGGGCGGAATCCAGCCTTCCTCAAGACCACGAGAGAAGTCCCACTCAGCGAAAGCACCGCCTTCCATTTTGATTGTCCAGTAGAACCAGCCCCGCCCCAAATCGGAATCGGCTGCTTCGTACGCCACCATTTGAGATTCGACAAATTTTCTCAAGAATTCGCGGCGGTCGGGTTCCAGGATACGGTAGAAATCTGGTGCCGTCCCGTTGACCGCAATGCCTTCCATGACAAACTGCAAAAGTTCTCCGGGCATGGCGTCGTAGGCCGCGCTCCATTCGGCAGAAATGCGCTTGACTCCTCTGCTGGGCGTGGAATTGGTACTGGGGGCGTCTTGGTAGCAGCAGCTAGTAATTTCGGCTTGGAGTTCCTCAGGGTGACAAACGTGATTGATGTGCTCTTTCGGACTCATGGAGCGCGTATGGCTGTCGAACGTGTGGTAAAAATGAGTATCCAAGTAGGTGTTGTGGTACTTGACTGGATCCAACCACCAGGATCCGTCATTGAATTTTGGGGCTCCAAACAAGTCCGAAACGAAAATATGAACGTTTGGGCCCATGTTGGCACGAGTGATAGCCAACGCGTCCTCCAGAAACCGTTCGTACCCATTCAACTTGCAATCACCGAAAGGCTCATTCAAAAGTCCAAAACCCGTGACCACATCCAACAGGTGGTCCTTGGCGATCGCGTCAGAAATTTCGTGTATAACATCCAACGTACGCTCAATATTCTCTGGGTGCCTCCCCCAGCCTTTACACGTATAGACCGAGCTTTCGATTCCGGAGTTGTCAAAGCCATTTTGAGAACCGGGAGCCGTGTGTAGATTCGGCCAAACTTCTAGGCCAATATTTCGACACCACTGACAAAGCCTCACAAAAACTTTCCAGCGATTTCCCGCAATCCAAGGCTCATTCTCCCGGATATCGCCACGAATCCAGTGCGGCAACGGCACCCGTAAATGAGTCAAACCAGCCTTTTTCATGCGCACCAAATCCTCTTTGCGAATGAAATTGTTGAAGTGATAGTCAAACCATTTTGTGGCCAAGGTTTGGTTGTCAAAAGCCTTGGCCAGATTCCATTCGTCGATGGGATAGTCCGTGCCATTGAATATAGTCAAATTCCGATAAGGGTGGCAGCGTGTCAAGTCGCAGAGCTTGTAGTCCTTGTGTAACAAAGGAGGCGCACTTAGAGCCCCAGGGTACCAGCAAAAATCGCCCTGGACGTGACAAGTGGTGATGGCGAACTGGTAGGGAACTATATATCGCTCCATGACGAGCCAACCACCCAGATTGACTCCTCGAATCCAGTTTGGTCCATCTTTCTTATCCTTGGCGGTCGCATTTGTTGACAAGTCCGTCATTGCTTGACCGTCACAATTATGGGCTGGGGCCTTCCGCAGAAGAGAGAAGCGTGGTAGTTTGTACAAAATGAATGCGAATGCCAGAAAGCGCCTGTTTGTGAAAGTccctgacagtgagccatGGAGCGGGAAAACGTCGACTTCCCCCGCAAATCGGAGACGTGTCAACGGAACCGGTTTGCGTTCTCGCCGTTCGAACTCGAGATGTGGATTTCGATCGATAGGGAGAGTTTCCGTTGCAACAAGGAAGGTTCTGGAAAACTCTTTTGGCTTCCATCCTTGGCGCAAACCATTACGTCAACCGGGTCAACATTCTACTCTTCGTCTGGCCGTCCTACGCTGATCCAATTAGACCTATCTCACTCTCAGGTACTACTTGTTACAGATGGGAGGGTGAGGAAACTGACTATGACAGAGCCGCAAGTTAaggctcacagtcaaatcaTAAACTGGTACATCATACAGTCTTTTTTTGCATATTCGCTAACGTCCCAAGATCAAAAAGTGTGCACGCTCACCGTCAAATAACTGCAAAACATATTGTTGGGTGGGGCAAAAATTGTCTACGGTCTTGTATTAAACAATAGTCAATTAAGTTGATGGCCATAGCGACAGCAATCAACTATCTGTTGCACCCTACTGGGAAAAGTTTTGTAGACAAGACAGTTCAATGAGCTTGCTGCCGCGGTTGCTCCTCACAATGGCAGCTTGACATTGCGGTTGACCTATCCACAGCCTCCTCTGATCAGAATATGGCCACTCCACATTTTCCAGCATCTTGAAACACGCTTTGCTTTAAGTTGTTTAGTTTTGATGCTGATGAAGAAAGGTGTTCCTCACATTAGCTTCAGATGATCACTGACGCCTTCAAAGACAGATACAGGAGCAGGTCCAAGTCCCAAGACGGTTCTGGATCCAGCGGCAATTTGCGTACGACCGGCGTCCTCAACAAGGTAAGTGGGAATTCCTTTCGCCCGGGCAATGACGGCAATCTGTTCCATATCGTCAGGACTGGGACACTTGAGGGCAATTTTGGCACATCCCGTCTGCTCCCAAGCATGTACTGCCGCCGGGCACTGTTTTGTTGCCCGTTTGTAGCACCCGACCGCGGCGTGACAACACTGGGCTGCgatctttcctttgcccaTACTCAGGTTCGTGTTGACGCAAAATACCATTTTGTACGGTGCGTGGCGAATATTCCACGTTGAACATGCACCGGTTGCTTCCTCGCCTTGaagatcgtcgtcgccgtcggtATCGTAGCCTTCGTTTGATGCGGATGCATCCTTGCCAACCTTTCGAAAGTGGAAAAAGTATGCAAGTGATGGTAGCAAGACACCCGCAAGGAAAGATAAGAGAGAATCTGACAAAAGCGTCATTTGGATATCGCATCTCACACGTCTAAACCTTTACGACAAAAGGCGATTTGTCTGTCGTTTCAACAACGAGAGTCTTAGCTCCTTCCTGTATGAGTGGTCTGCCACCTTTTTGTTGGTCCAGGCCTAATGCCAACCCAACACGCGACAACCAGGTACTGCGTTCGGATGCAGTTGTTGCTGATTCGGTTTTCTCTGGTGAGGGAGTTGAGAGCAATAGATGTCCTATCAATGGCCCGGGGTCGCTCCGGGAAGTAAGAGATGTCCGTGGTACCCGACGTGGACTCTCTAACTGTACGCTGCCCGTAGTATCTGTTCCTCGTAAGTAACGGAAACCCATATATTTGGAATTCAAACTGTGCTGTATCAATTTATGAAAGTTACCATCCAGGGAAAACGTGACGattgttaactgtaaggtcCACCACAACTGGCTTATGTTAGCTATGAGCTTTCCAATCTCTCTCATCAAGAAGAACGTCGTGAAAAGCTGAGTCTAGCTAGTTGACTCGTGCGACATTGAGTTAGAAAGCCGGAGCGACTTCCTACAATACAAAAGAAGTAAATCATCACACCATTTTAGCTATGTCGAAGGTTCACGTCCAAGCAATGAGATAAGCTATGTTTTCCCACATCTTGGCCAAGTGGCCTTGTCATTATTTCTCAAACGGCTCGGCTCAATCGACTTCCTCTTGTATCCTCTTAGTGGGGCTCCGTTCAAGTATGTCGATCCAGCTCCTGTTGTCAACTTTCCAAATTACCACCCGAATGCGCTTCATCACCGCTTGGACGCATTCAGTCTAAGAGCTagttctttcgaaagactcAAGAGTCACAGGTCCTGCACTTGAGGACGGACCGCTCTGGCAGTTGAGCTTCAACATCTCTGTTATTCCTCCTATTGGCTCCAAGTGAAAACGCACGCTTCACAAAACCTATCACCGTCTGGACGCATTCAATCAAAACTCAGCACATCCTTGCAGCGGGAAAAAGGAGACGCTCCAGGACTATTGTGGCAAGTTGCTCTCGGCGAATGCTTATGCTCTTTTTATGAGTTGACaaactgactgactgtgagaatgaAGACTTGACACGTAATTGATTGCGAGTAAAGAATGGCCTTCTCCGGGTCTCCTTTTGAGTTTGTCCGTGATTCGCTTCGCGAAAAGCCTATTATATTTTTCTGTACATTTATAACAAAGGAAAGGCAACCAACCACAATAATGTATTGCAAAGGGTCAATTGCACATTCGTCTATTTATTGTTGAGAGTGCTGGTAGACGAATTCATAGAACTTGACCATGCTTCCTTGCTATTTTCTGACTATGAAAGCACGAATCTTTGAATCAATCGTATTTGCAACCTGGGCAATTGCAAGCAAAAACTCGCACAAGTATCATCTGTATGTCAAACTGCAAACTCACAATTCTTCGTGGGGTTCGGAGTCCATCCTAGGCAATAGCGCTCGGCAAGAAAGcgaaattggaaaaagaaCTATTCCGTGTGCTCGAGCTCCATTCTATAGCTGTAGCGCACTTCGTCACTGATAAGGAATCTCACCCGGTCTACCAGAAACTCGATCTGGGCTTCATCGCAGTCTACCGGGCCATCCCAATCTTCGGCGTTTGCTGTTGCACGTTTTTTAGAATGCAGCAAATCAATTTCGTAGCTCTCGAGCCAGATTTCGAAAACATTATCTTCTTCTCGAGCCAAATTCATTATGCGGGTTTCCACAAACACTTTTTTTCCAAGTTCCTGCTCGAATCGTTCTGTAATGCGTTCGGCGACCTCCAAGTCGGTGGATTGCCCGGTGCATGCAATAATAAGATGTCCGCGGAACTCGCGTTCAAACTCTTCGTCCCTTACAACCTTATAATCGTACGTCTTGCCCATCATATCACGGTACTTGTGATTGCTTGCTTCGTctcccatttcttctttccattgttcAATGTCTTCAACAGCATCCGCAAAAGTGGGCAAATCGGGATGCTGTGGTGCCTCATAGAATTGTGAGAAGACATTGTCTTCATCTTgcatgtcgtcgtcatcaaaGTCTTTGCGATCCCATTCGGGATTGTAAACATCAGTCATCCATCGCTCCAGCGCCGCCATTTttatttcttcttcatccaagtCTTCCAGACTGATTATTCCTGTTTCGGCTGGAGCCTTTTTAGGTATCTCTTTGTATCCAAATCCAGCATAATAGTGCTCCAATTCCTGCAAATCGGCGTTTTCTACATCTTCCCAGTTGAAATCAAAATCTCGATCGCGAGAGTGCTGATAGCGCGCATACGTTACCAACTGAGGATACCAGTGTTGAAGTAAAACAGGAGCCTGAGGGTTGTGCTTGACGGCGGCTAAGATGAGATTGCTCACATTAAAGTCCAAATCGTACAAGAGCCATCTGGTAACATTGTAAGCGCTTCCGCCAATCTCCTCAAGGCAGTCTTCCATTTCGGCCAAAGTCTCATTGGTAAGGCTGTCCCAACCAGTTTGATCTTTGAGATTTACCTTATCCCATGGCTCCTCTTCAAGTTTTTCGTTTATTTGCTTGTATACTCCATCCAGGCGTTCCATGTCGTCATCTGAAACTCCGATGTTTTCTTCCAGAAAATTGCGTTCACCGCTCTGATAACGAGGATAAGGATCCTCAGTCATTAGGTCCGACACTTCAGCGACAGCCTTGTCCAAGTCAATTGTCTCGACATCGTCATCAGTAAGCATCATGCTGGCCGAAAGCTGTTCAGCCTCTTGTATAAATGGCAATTCGTCCAATGCTTTGGCCATATCGTCGGTCATATCGTTTTGAATGAACCCCACGGGGTCAAAATTCTCATCCGCAGCTCGCTGATTGGAGGCCCGAACAGCTTCTTCTACCAGTTCCTTTTGCCGCATATAGTCGGGATTCTCCGTATCGTCTTCCAGTTGATAATCACCACcatcttcctcatcatccCAGCCAGCATCAAACTCCCCTACCGGAACCTTGTAGGCATCTTCCTCCACTTCGTTTACGTCTTGCCCATAGTCCTCATCaccatcatcgtcttcgtcgtcctcatccAGGTCTAAGGCAATCTCATCGATATCTTCATCGTCGAgatcgtcatcttcatcggTCACTTCAGCCTCGCCCTCAGTGTCATCCGCGACGTCGAcctcatcttcgtcgacatCGAGTTCCGTGTCAGTGACGTCGTCAAATTCCGCCAAGATTTCGTCCTCGTTCCAGTCCGGCGGCACGTCCTCATCCTCATCGTCCGCCGCGCGTTTGGCGAAGCGCCGCCCACGTGTGTTCGTCGCGACAAACGCCGTGGTGGACTGTGGAACGCGGCTCTGCGTGGCTAAGGGTGAGGCCGGCCGAATCAGAGGTGGTAGTGACGAGAAGGATCGGACGAGTAGCGGAAGTGTGGCGATCTGTAGGACTCCGACGACCCAAGCAAGTGCCACCAGAGAGCCCTGCCGTGCGTTTGGAGATGCTATTCGGGTCTCCGACTGGGCTCCCGTCATGGTTTGTACAGATGGTATTCGCGGCGtcactcacaatcagcagCAAGAGGATTAGTCCTTGCAAAGAAAAGCCAGAACGACGAGATTACAAATAGTCGTTAGCGCAAGTTGTTGGGCTGACTTGCCAAATTGATGGCCTCGAAATGGACAGAACAAGACTGGAAGGGCAATGGGGGCATCAATCATATCTATCTACCGGATGCCCAGGGATGCCAAAGAGATGGGTCCGACTGCAAGCCGACCGGTGAAGGTAGATAGATTTGATGGGTTCTCCGATACACAGCACCTCATAGCCCAAAACAAATTCGTATACCTCGAACTCTATTTACAAGACCAACATTGTAAAACGTGGGACTAGTTCGTTGGCGCGAAAGCGAGGAGCA
The sequence above is a segment of the Phaeodactylum tricornutum CCAP 1055/1 chromosome 10, whole genome shotgun sequence genome. Coding sequences within it:
- a CDS encoding predicted protein; the protein is MLTRLTRFLAFAFILYKLPRFSLLRKAPAHNCDGQAMTDLSTNATAKDKKDGPNWIRGVNLGGWLVMERYIVPYQFAITTCHVQGDFCWYPGALSAPPLLHKDYKLCDLTRCHPYRNLTIFNGTDYPIDEWNLAKAFDNQTLATKWFDYHFNNFIRKEDLVRMKKAGLTHLRVPLPHWIRGDIRENEPWIAGNRWKVFVRLCQWCRNIGLEVWPNLHTAPGSQNGFDNSGIESSVYTCKGWGRHPENIERTLDVIHEISDAIAKDHLLDVVTGFGLLNEPFGDCKLNGYERFLEDALAITRANMGPNVHIFVSDLFGAPKFNDGSWWLDPVKYHNTYLDTHFYHTFDSHTRSMSPKEHINHVCHPEELQAEITSCCYQDAPSTNSTPSRGVKRISAEWSAAYDAMPGELLQFVMEGIAVNGTAPDFYRILEPDRREFLRKFVESQMVAYEAADSDLGRGWFYWTIKMEGGAFAEWDFSRGLEEGWIPPIATPGVASQDVYGNCDRILESTNNSMAIVHAFPWGDESYWKQYPIVESSETRIHRSFVWLGIAFVLAFALSNLLRRRRQLFGKYTSIDSEVDVEVPGKSNPQYVQE
- a CDS encoding predicted protein — protein: KMVFCVNTNLSMGKGKIAAQCCHAAVGCYKRATKQCPAAVHAWEQTGCAKIALKCPSPDDMEQIAVIARAKGIPTYLVEDAGRTQIAAGSRTVLGLGPAPVSVFEGVSDHLKLM
- a CDS encoding predicted protein produces the protein MTGAQSETRIASPNARQGSLVALAWVVGVLQIATLPLLVRSFSSLPPLIRPASPLATQSRVPQSTTAFVATNTRGRRFAKRAADDEDEDVPPDWNEDEILAEFDDVTDTELDVDEDEVDVADDTEGEAEVTDEDDDLDDEDIDEIALDLDEDDEDDDGDEDYGQDVNEVEEDAYKVPVGEFDAGWDDEEDGGDYQLEDDTENPDYMRQKELVEEAVRASNQRAADENFDPVGFIQNDMTDDMAKALDELPFIQEAEQLSASMMLTDDDVETIDLDKAVAEVSDLMTEDPYPRYQSGERNFLEENIGVSDDDMERLDGVYKQINEKLEEEPWDKVNLKDQTGWDSLTNETLAEMEDCLEEIGGSAYNVTRWLLYDLDFNVSNLILAAVKHNPQAPVLLQHWYPQLVTYARYQHSRDRDFDFNWEDVENADLQELEHYYAGFGYKEIPKKAPAETGIISLEDLDEEEIKMAALERWMTDVYNPEWDRKDFDDDDMQDEDNVFSQFYEAPQHPDLPTFADAVEDIEQWKEEMGDEASNHKYRDMMGKTYDYKVVRDEEFEREFRGHLIIACTGQSTDLEVAERITERFEQELGKKVFVETRIMNLAREEDNVFEIWLESYEIDLLHSKKRATANAEDWDGPVDCDEAQIEFLVDRVRFLISDEVRYSYRMELEHTE